The following are from one region of the Pseudazoarcus pumilus genome:
- the scpB gene encoding SMC-Scp complex subunit ScpB, with translation MHLQTPEDYKRVIETVLLAATGALEVAELRRLFEADPGPEMVRKLLDELRADWDGRGVELVRTASGWRFQTRLEYQVYVERLRDEKPPKYSRAVLETLAIIAYRQPVTRGDIEDIRGVAVSPNVIRTLESRGWVDVVGHRDTPGRPTLLATTRRFLDDLGLRSLTELPPLVEIERMMDLVEEQETAHPAAPADEEEI, from the coding sequence ATGCACCTGCAAACGCCTGAGGACTACAAGCGGGTTATCGAGACGGTGCTGCTGGCCGCGACCGGTGCGCTTGAGGTGGCCGAACTGCGGCGCCTGTTCGAAGCCGATCCAGGGCCGGAGATGGTGCGCAAGCTGCTTGACGAATTGCGTGCCGACTGGGACGGGCGCGGTGTCGAGTTGGTGCGCACTGCCTCGGGCTGGCGCTTCCAGACGCGGCTCGAGTACCAGGTGTATGTGGAGCGACTGCGGGACGAAAAACCGCCGAAGTACTCGCGCGCGGTGCTCGAGACGCTGGCGATCATCGCCTACCGTCAGCCGGTTACACGCGGGGACATCGAGGACATCCGCGGCGTGGCGGTGTCACCGAACGTGATCCGCACCCTCGAATCGCGCGGCTGGGTCGACGTCGTCGGCCACCGCGACACCCCGGGTCGACCCACCTTGCTGGCGACCACCCGGCGTTTTCTCGACGACCTTGGCTTGCGCAGCCTCACCGAGCTGCCGCCATTGGTCGAAATCGAAAGGATGATGGACCTTGTCGAAGAACAGGAAACCGCGCACCCCGCTGCGCCCGCCGACGAAGAAGAAATCTGA
- the rluB gene encoding 23S rRNA pseudouridine(2605) synthase RluB, with the protein MSKNRKPRTPLRPPTKKKSEPQNANPAMRPDAHKSALGVIKREGPPRARPGRGEPPSKPATFAEPERLQKVLAQIGIGSRREIEEWVIAGRISVNGLPAALGQKIGPGDLVKYNGKPIPLKFAEQRETRVLIYHKPEGEIVSRDDPEGRPSVFERLPMLKKGRWIAVGRLDFNTSGLLLFTNDGDLANKLMHPRYEMEREYAVRLLGRLDDEQAAALTAGIELEDGTARFSSLRDEGGEGANHWYRVILSEGRNREVRRMFEAVGLTVSRLMRVRYGPVELPSKIKRGMWMEMPEAQVKALTGNTAPGRQQRPEEKKRRRRNEGKVHRTAAPRRRAAG; encoded by the coding sequence TTGTCGAAGAACAGGAAACCGCGCACCCCGCTGCGCCCGCCGACGAAGAAGAAATCTGAACCGCAGAACGCCAATCCGGCGATGCGCCCGGATGCGCACAAATCCGCGCTCGGCGTCATCAAGCGCGAGGGGCCGCCGCGCGCGCGTCCCGGCCGCGGAGAGCCGCCGTCCAAACCCGCGACCTTCGCCGAGCCAGAGCGTCTGCAGAAAGTACTCGCCCAGATCGGCATCGGCTCGCGCCGCGAGATCGAGGAATGGGTGATTGCCGGTCGCATCTCGGTCAATGGCCTGCCGGCAGCCCTGGGACAGAAGATCGGCCCCGGAGATCTGGTCAAGTACAACGGCAAGCCGATCCCGCTCAAGTTCGCCGAGCAGCGCGAGACGCGCGTGCTGATCTACCACAAGCCCGAGGGCGAGATCGTCTCGCGCGACGATCCGGAAGGGCGCCCGTCGGTATTCGAGCGTCTGCCCATGCTCAAGAAGGGGCGCTGGATCGCGGTCGGCCGACTCGACTTCAACACCTCCGGCCTGCTGCTTTTTACCAATGACGGTGATCTGGCCAACAAGCTCATGCACCCGCGCTACGAGATGGAGCGCGAGTACGCCGTGCGGCTGCTGGGCCGGCTCGACGACGAACAGGCCGCCGCGCTGACCGCCGGCATCGAGCTCGAAGACGGGACGGCGCGCTTCTCCAGTCTTCGCGACGAGGGAGGAGAGGGCGCCAACCACTGGTATCGGGTGATCCTGTCCGAAGGGCGCAACCGCGAGGTGCGCCGCATGTTCGAGGCGGTCGGCCTGACCGTGAGCCGGCTGATGCGCGTGCGCTATGGCCCGGTGGAACTGCCGTCCAAGATCAAGCGCGGCATGTGGATGGAAATGCCCGAGGCGCAGGTCAAGGCGCTGACCGGAAACACCGCGCCGGGGCGCCAGCAGCGTCCCGAGGAAAAGAAGCGCCGTCGGCGCAACGAGGGCAAGGTGCACCGCACCGCTGCGCCCAGGCGTCGCGCCGCGGGCTGA
- the rimP gene encoding ribosome maturation factor RimP, protein MDIEALVGQVVEGLGFEFVDFESTPKGRLMRVFIDIERGITVDDCAAVSNQLTRVFEVENVDYDRLEVSSPGLDRPLKKAADYERFTGSEVQLRLRMPVNNQRNYIGVLAGLIDGEVRLETGKGEVSFPLEEIEKARLVPRF, encoded by the coding sequence ATGGATATCGAAGCGCTGGTCGGCCAGGTCGTCGAGGGACTCGGCTTCGAGTTCGTGGACTTCGAGAGCACCCCGAAGGGGCGGCTCATGCGCGTGTTCATCGATATCGAGCGCGGCATCACGGTCGACGACTGCGCTGCGGTGAGCAATCAGCTCACACGCGTTTTCGAGGTCGAGAACGTCGATTACGACCGCCTCGAGGTGTCCTCCCCGGGGCTCGATCGCCCGTTGAAGAAGGCCGCCGATTACGAACGGTTTACCGGTAGCGAGGTGCAGTTGCGTCTGCGCATGCCCGTCAACAATCAGCGCAATTACATCGGCGTGCTCGCCGGCCTGATCGACGGCGAGGTGCGGCTCGAGACCGGCAAGGGAGAGGTCTCCTTTCCCCTGGAAGAAATTGAAAAGGCACGCCTGGTTCCCAGGTTCTGA
- the nusA gene encoding transcription termination factor NusA gives MSREILLLVDALAREKNVEKDVVFAALESALASATKKRINDDADVRVTIDRETGDYESFRRWVVMPDDEVTNDEAEMGVIDAREVDAEIELGDYIEEPIEPVDFGRVGAQAAKQVILQKIRDAEREQVLNDFLERKEHLVSGSIKRMERGNAIIEVGRLEAVIPRDQMVPRENLRVGDRVKAFLQRIDRNARGPQLILSRTAPEFLAKLFELEVPEIEEGFLEIKGCARDPGLRAKIAVQSHDSRIDPIGTCVGLRGSRVTAVRNEIAGEQIDIIVWSSDPAQFVISALQPAEVVSIVVDEENHCMDVVVDENNLAIAIGRSGQNVKLASELTGWTINLMSEEESAQKSDEERSKLRELFMSKLDVDDELADILIDEGFASLEEVAYVPLAEMLEIEAFDEATVTELRDRSRNVLLTEAIVTEEQLEHVSEDMLGLEGMDKSLAATLAQNEVRTRDDLADLAVDELVEMTGIPEDRAAALISLARAHWFEE, from the coding sequence ATGAGCCGCGAAATACTGCTGCTTGTGGATGCGCTGGCACGCGAGAAGAACGTCGAGAAGGACGTCGTGTTTGCCGCGCTCGAATCGGCGCTCGCATCCGCGACGAAGAAGCGAATCAACGACGACGCCGATGTGCGCGTGACCATCGATCGCGAGACCGGCGACTACGAGTCGTTCCGGCGCTGGGTGGTGATGCCCGACGACGAAGTCACCAACGACGAGGCCGAGATGGGCGTCATCGATGCGCGCGAGGTCGACGCCGAGATCGAACTGGGCGACTACATCGAGGAGCCCATCGAGCCGGTCGATTTCGGCCGTGTCGGCGCACAGGCGGCCAAGCAGGTGATCCTGCAGAAAATCCGCGACGCCGAGCGCGAGCAGGTGCTCAACGACTTCCTCGAACGCAAGGAGCATCTGGTCTCCGGGTCGATCAAGCGCATGGAACGCGGTAACGCGATCATCGAGGTCGGGCGGCTGGAGGCGGTGATTCCGCGTGACCAGATGGTGCCGCGCGAGAACCTGCGCGTGGGAGACCGCGTCAAGGCCTTCCTGCAGCGCATCGACCGCAACGCGCGCGGACCCCAGCTGATCCTGTCGCGCACCGCACCGGAGTTTCTCGCCAAGCTGTTTGAGCTGGAAGTGCCCGAGATCGAGGAAGGATTCCTCGAGATCAAGGGTTGCGCCCGGGACCCCGGTCTGCGCGCCAAAATCGCCGTCCAGTCGCACGATTCGCGCATCGACCCGATCGGCACCTGCGTGGGTCTGCGTGGCTCGCGCGTGACTGCGGTGCGCAATGAGATCGCCGGCGAGCAGATCGACATCATCGTGTGGTCGTCCGATCCGGCGCAGTTCGTGATTTCGGCCTTGCAGCCGGCAGAGGTCGTCTCCATCGTCGTCGACGAGGAAAACCACTGCATGGATGTGGTGGTCGACGAGAACAATCTGGCGATCGCCATCGGCCGCAGCGGGCAGAACGTGAAACTCGCCTCGGAACTGACCGGTTGGACGATCAACCTGATGAGCGAGGAAGAATCGGCGCAGAAGTCCGACGAAGAGCGCAGCAAGCTGCGCGAGCTGTTCATGAGCAAGCTCGACGTCGATGACGAACTGGCCGACATCCTGATCGACGAGGGTTTCGCCTCGCTCGAGGAAGTTGCCTACGTGCCGCTGGCCGAGATGCTCGAGATCGAGGCCTTCGATGAGGCCACCGTCACCGAGCTGCGCGACCGCTCACGCAACGTGCTGCTGACCGAGGCGATCGTTACCGAAGAGCAGCTCGAACACGTGTCCGAGGACATGCTCGGACTTGAAGGCATGGACAAGTCACTGGCAGCGACGCTCGCCCAGAACGAAGTGCGTACGCGCGACGATCTGGCCGATCTGGCTGTCGACGAACTGGTGGAAATGACCGGGATTCCGGAGGACCGCGCTGCGGCGCTGATTTCGCTTGCGCGCGCGCACTGGTTCGAAGAGTGA
- the infB gene encoding translation initiation factor IF-2, whose amino-acid sequence MDEMSVTQFAGELKMPANVLLEQLQKAGVSKSGVEDLLTEQDKARLLEYLRRSHGEMQPKGKITLTRKQTSEIRATDSSGRARTVQVEVRKKRVFVKRDEVAAEAPPKPAVEAVEPPPAPAAVAEDVAAVEKPVAPVEPVESTPEPVTEASAPVDAPAPTPEPVVEEDVAAKREAAAAAAPAEKEKKSDGDAKPVRKRTRVPAQAYLSADEIASRAAEDKRMQQLRERQEADLRAKQERELAAKAAAVAAAVAAEQPAEEEPQRGKGPTGTLHRPAKADAGRDARRGARPPADDAPKSRRGMKTRGEIGGGGGNWKGARGGGRSRGGNANRDQSNFQAPTEPIVREVHVPETITVADLAHKMAVKAAEVIKALMKMGSMVTINQVLDQETAMIIVEEMGHKAVAAKLDDPDAFLESTEEDHTDAMLVARAPVVTVMGHVDHGKTSLLDFIRTSKVAAGEAGGITQHIGAYHVETPRGMLTFLDTPGHEAFTAMRARGAKATDIVILVVAADDGVMPQTREAIHHASAAGVPLVVAINKVDKEEANPDRVKQELVSEGVVPEDYGGDVMFMPVSAKTGQGIDELLEAVLLQAEVLELQAPADTPAKGLIIEARLDKGRGPVASLLVQSGTLRKGDALLVGATFGRVRAMLDENGKSIDEAGPSIPVEILGLSDVPAAGDEAIALADEKKAREIALFRQGKFRDVKLAKQQAAKLESIFEQMGESEIRTLPLIVKADVQGSQEALVQSLNKLSTEEVRVNVIHGAVGAITESDINLAQASGAVVIGFNTRADSGARKLAETFGVDIRYYNIIYDAVDDVRAALSGMLSPEKRENIIGMVEVRQVFRVPKIGAVAGCYVTEGTIKRGALVRVLRDHTVIHSGTLDSLKRFKDDVKEVRSGFECGLSVKNYNEIEEGDQLEVYEIQEIARSL is encoded by the coding sequence ATGGATGAAATGAGCGTTACCCAGTTCGCCGGCGAGCTGAAGATGCCGGCCAACGTGCTGCTCGAACAGCTGCAGAAGGCGGGCGTGAGCAAGTCCGGAGTCGAAGACCTGCTCACCGAGCAGGACAAGGCGCGGCTGCTCGAGTACCTGCGTCGCTCGCATGGCGAGATGCAGCCCAAGGGCAAGATCACGCTGACGCGCAAGCAGACCTCGGAGATTCGCGCCACCGACTCCTCCGGTCGTGCACGCACGGTGCAGGTCGAGGTGCGCAAGAAGCGCGTCTTCGTCAAGCGTGACGAGGTCGCCGCCGAGGCACCGCCCAAGCCCGCCGTGGAAGCCGTCGAGCCGCCGCCGGCACCCGCTGCGGTGGCCGAGGACGTCGCGGCTGTCGAAAAACCGGTCGCGCCCGTCGAGCCGGTCGAGAGCACGCCGGAACCGGTGACCGAAGCGAGCGCGCCTGTCGACGCGCCCGCGCCGACCCCCGAGCCGGTCGTCGAGGAGGACGTCGCTGCGAAACGCGAAGCGGCGGCCGCAGCGGCCCCGGCCGAAAAGGAAAAGAAGTCCGACGGCGATGCCAAGCCGGTGCGCAAGCGCACCCGCGTGCCCGCTCAAGCCTATCTTTCCGCAGACGAGATCGCCTCGCGCGCAGCCGAGGACAAGCGCATGCAGCAACTGCGCGAACGCCAGGAAGCCGATCTGCGCGCCAAGCAGGAGCGCGAGCTGGCTGCCAAGGCCGCTGCAGTAGCGGCCGCGGTGGCGGCGGAACAGCCTGCCGAAGAGGAGCCTCAGCGCGGCAAGGGGCCGACGGGTACGCTGCATCGCCCGGCCAAGGCTGACGCCGGGCGCGACGCCCGGCGCGGTGCCCGCCCGCCGGCCGACGACGCGCCCAAGTCGCGACGCGGCATGAAGACGCGCGGCGAGATCGGCGGTGGCGGCGGCAACTGGAAGGGCGCGCGTGGTGGCGGTCGCTCGCGCGGCGGCAATGCCAACCGCGATCAGTCGAACTTCCAGGCCCCGACCGAGCCCATCGTGCGCGAAGTGCACGTTCCCGAGACGATCACCGTCGCGGATCTGGCCCACAAGATGGCAGTCAAGGCGGCAGAGGTCATCAAGGCGCTGATGAAGATGGGCTCGATGGTCACCATCAACCAGGTTCTCGATCAGGAAACGGCGATGATCATCGTCGAGGAGATGGGCCACAAGGCGGTCGCCGCCAAGCTCGATGATCCGGATGCCTTCCTCGAGAGCACCGAAGAGGATCACACCGACGCGATGCTGGTGGCGCGAGCCCCGGTGGTCACGGTGATGGGTCACGTCGACCACGGCAAAACCTCGCTGCTCGACTTCATTCGTACCTCCAAGGTCGCGGCCGGCGAGGCCGGCGGCATCACGCAGCACATCGGCGCCTATCACGTCGAGACGCCGCGCGGCATGCTGACATTTCTCGACACGCCGGGCCACGAAGCCTTCACGGCGATGCGTGCGCGTGGCGCCAAGGCCACCGACATCGTCATCCTGGTGGTCGCAGCGGACGACGGCGTGATGCCGCAGACACGCGAGGCCATCCACCACGCCAGCGCCGCAGGCGTGCCGCTGGTGGTCGCCATCAACAAGGTCGACAAGGAAGAAGCCAACCCCGATCGCGTCAAGCAGGAGCTGGTCTCCGAAGGCGTCGTGCCGGAAGATTACGGCGGTGACGTAATGTTCATGCCGGTGTCGGCCAAGACCGGGCAGGGCATCGACGAACTGCTCGAGGCCGTGCTGCTGCAGGCCGAAGTGCTGGAACTGCAGGCGCCGGCCGATACGCCGGCCAAGGGCTTGATCATCGAGGCACGCCTGGACAAGGGGCGCGGTCCCGTCGCGTCCCTGCTGGTGCAGTCCGGTACGCTGCGCAAGGGTGATGCCCTGCTGGTGGGTGCGACCTTCGGGCGCGTACGCGCCATGCTCGACGAGAACGGCAAGTCCATCGACGAGGCGGGCCCCTCGATTCCGGTCGAGATCCTGGGCCTGTCCGATGTGCCGGCGGCCGGCGACGAGGCAATCGCGCTGGCCGACGAGAAGAAGGCGCGTGAAATCGCGCTGTTCCGTCAGGGCAAATTCCGCGACGTCAAGCTCGCCAAGCAACAGGCGGCCAAACTCGAGAGCATCTTCGAGCAGATGGGAGAGTCGGAGATCCGGACGCTGCCGCTGATCGTCAAGGCCGACGTACAGGGTTCGCAGGAAGCGCTGGTGCAGTCGCTCAACAAGCTCTCCACCGAAGAAGTGAGGGTCAACGTCATCCACGGTGCAGTCGGTGCCATCACCGAGTCGGACATCAACCTCGCGCAGGCTTCGGGCGCGGTGGTGATCGGCTTCAACACCCGTGCCGACTCGGGCGCGCGCAAGCTCGCCGAGACCTTCGGCGTCGACATCCGCTACTACAACATCATCTACGACGCGGTCGACGACGTGCGCGCGGCGCTGTCGGGCATGCTCTCGCCGGAGAAGCGCGAGAACATCATCGGCATGGTCGAGGTGCGCCAGGTGTTCCGCGTACCCAAGATCGGTGCGGTGGCCGGCTGTTACGTCACCGAAGGCACGATCAAGCGTGGTGCACTGGTGCGTGTGTTGCGCGACCACACGGTGATCCACAGCGGTACCCTGGATTCGCTCAAGCGCTTCAAGGACGACGTCAAGGAAGTGCGCAGCGGTTTCGAGTGCGGTCTGTCGGTGAAGAACTATAACGAGATCGAGGAAGGCGACCAGCTCGAGGTCTACGAGATTCAGGAGATCGCCCGCAGTCTGTGA
- the rbfA gene encoding 30S ribosome-binding factor RbfA has translation MGNKEFSRSQRVVEQIRRELAELIRTEVKDPRVGFITLTDVEISPDYAHAKVFFTSMTGEEGLPEILVGLRRASGFLRRELGRRVRIHTTPELHFVYDSSVENGSRMSKLIDEVVAEDEARAAGRDTND, from the coding sequence ATGGGCAACAAGGAATTTTCCCGTAGTCAGCGCGTCGTCGAGCAGATCCGTCGTGAACTGGCCGAGCTGATCCGCACCGAAGTGAAGGACCCGCGCGTCGGCTTCATCACGCTCACCGATGTCGAGATCAGCCCGGACTATGCGCACGCCAAGGTGTTCTTCACCTCGATGACCGGCGAGGAGGGGCTGCCGGAAATTCTCGTCGGCCTGCGACGCGCCAGCGGCTTTCTGCGTCGCGAGTTGGGGCGGCGCGTGCGCATTCACACGACGCCCGAGCTGCACTTCGTCTATGACAGTTCGGTCGAGAACGGCAGCCGCATGTCCAAGCTGATCGACGAGGTCGTGGCCGAGGACGAGGCTCGCGCGGCCGGGCGCGACACGAACGATTAA
- the truB gene encoding tRNA pseudouridine(55) synthase TruB: MNRPPRRIPRERIDGVLLLDKPQGLSSNGALQAAKRLLNAAKAGHTGTLDPLATGLLPLTFGEATKFSQTLLDADKEYEATIRLGFETDSGDAEGSIVSTASVAVGAAALESALEPLRGEIEQIPPMHSALKRDGKPLYEYARAGIEIERAPRRVSIHRLDVLAFEGTDVRVSVRCSKGTYIRSLAIDLGRALGCGAHLSALRRTAIGPFGVADALTLDALEAESAPTRRTLLAPPDRLLACPSLELEDGQAQAILQGRALHAASALAGPVRLHCRHRFLGLGEVGPDGTLRARRLVAADPAEFAPHD, translated from the coding sequence GTGAATCGTCCCCCACGCAGAATTCCGCGCGAGCGCATCGACGGTGTACTGCTGCTCGACAAGCCGCAGGGGCTCAGCTCCAACGGTGCGCTGCAGGCGGCCAAGCGGCTGCTCAACGCCGCCAAGGCCGGGCATACCGGTACGCTCGATCCGCTGGCCACCGGGCTGTTGCCGCTGACTTTCGGCGAGGCGACGAAGTTCTCGCAGACGCTGCTCGATGCTGACAAGGAATACGAGGCAACGATCCGCTTAGGCTTCGAAACCGATAGCGGTGACGCAGAGGGTAGCATCGTCTCGACGGCCTCCGTCGCCGTCGGGGCGGCAGCGCTGGAGTCCGCGCTGGAGCCCTTGCGCGGCGAGATCGAGCAGATTCCGCCGATGCATTCGGCGCTCAAGCGCGATGGCAAGCCGCTGTACGAGTACGCACGCGCCGGCATCGAGATCGAGCGTGCCCCGCGGCGAGTGAGCATCCACCGTCTTGATGTGCTGGCCTTCGAGGGAACCGATGTTCGCGTGTCGGTGCGATGCAGCAAGGGCACCTACATCCGCAGCCTGGCGATCGATCTGGGCCGGGCGCTCGGCTGCGGCGCGCATTTGAGCGCATTGCGGCGCACCGCGATCGGTCCCTTCGGCGTGGCCGATGCGCTCACCCTCGACGCGCTCGAAGCCGAATCCGCGCCGACGCGCCGGACGCTGCTCGCGCCACCCGACCGGCTGCTCGCGTGTCCGTCGCTGGAACTCGAGGACGGGCAGGCGCAGGCCATCCTGCAGGGCAGGGCGCTGCATGCGGCATCCGCCCTGGCCGGTCCGGTGCGCCTGCATTGCAGGCACCGCTTCCTCGGCCTCGGCGAGGTCGGCCCGGACGGCACCTTGAGGGCACGGCGACTGGTGGCGGCCGACCCCGCCGAATTTGCCCCGCACGATTGA
- the rpsO gene encoding 30S ribosomal protein S15, whose translation MALETVTKSKIVSDYQRAPGDTGSPEVQVALLTARINGLTGHFKANAKDHHSRRGLLKMVSQRRKLLDYLKGRNADSYRNLIERLGLRK comes from the coding sequence ATGGCTCTCGAAACCGTAACCAAGTCCAAGATCGTCTCCGATTACCAGCGCGCGCCGGGCGACACCGGCTCGCCCGAAGTGCAGGTGGCGCTGCTGACCGCCCGCATCAATGGCCTGACCGGCCACTTCAAGGCCAACGCCAAGGATCATCACTCGCGCCGTGGCCTGCTCAAGATGGTCAGCCAGCGCCGCAAGCTGCTCGATTATCTCAAGGGTCGCAACGCCGACAGCTATCGCAACCTGATCGAGCGTCTGGGCCTGCGCAAGTAA